One segment of Nostoc flagelliforme CCNUN1 DNA contains the following:
- a CDS encoding MGDG synthase family glycosyltransferase yields the protein MKKVYLMIYDLGAGHRSTANALQKVIEKRQLPWEIHIVDAFKEIIGTTAPHYVYNQLILKKDWAKIINDPFLVPSFKLQIRLSRFAWLGRFKRYWQQHQPDMVVSLLPYINGLINQSLQAVSPSVPFTTVMTDHADCPPNFWIDPQGQFLICPTQRAVEQAKNLGYTQERIFSTSGVVIHPRFSEPVNSDRKIERERLGLNPDLPTGLITFGSQGSKAMLEIADSLEKSSLNLQLIFICGRNEEIANTLRGQQSRLPRFIETFTSEIPYYMHLSDFFIGKSGSVGVSEAVAMSLPVITDCNALSMFQERPSAEWIAENEIGIVVPDFRDINQAVAKLIQPETLAQYRANAAAINNQGVFEVVDILEQILENSFSVAPSPTVETNKQLSSTV from the coding sequence ATGAAAAAAGTATATTTGATGATTTATGATTTAGGCGCAGGTCATCGCAGCACAGCCAATGCTTTGCAAAAAGTGATCGAGAAGCGGCAATTGCCTTGGGAAATTCATATAGTCGATGCTTTCAAAGAAATTATTGGCACGACTGCTCCCCACTACGTTTATAATCAGCTAATACTCAAAAAAGACTGGGCAAAAATTATTAATGACCCTTTCTTAGTTCCCTCATTCAAATTACAAATACGTCTTTCTCGTTTTGCTTGGCTAGGACGTTTTAAAAGATATTGGCAGCAGCATCAACCTGATATGGTGGTTTCATTACTGCCCTATATCAACGGGCTGATTAATCAAAGCTTGCAGGCAGTATCGCCTAGTGTGCCTTTTACAACGGTAATGACCGATCATGCGGATTGTCCACCCAACTTCTGGATTGATCCACAAGGGCAATTTTTAATTTGTCCTACTCAACGAGCAGTTGAACAAGCAAAAAATTTGGGTTATACCCAAGAGCGAATTTTCAGTACTTCAGGAGTAGTAATTCATCCTCGATTCTCTGAACCCGTAAATAGCGATCGCAAAATTGAAAGAGAACGCTTAGGTCTAAATCCAGATTTACCAACAGGTTTAATCACTTTTGGTAGTCAGGGATCAAAAGCAATGCTAGAAATTGCCGATTCTCTAGAGAAATCGTCACTGAATCTACAACTCATTTTTATTTGCGGACGCAATGAAGAGATAGCAAACACTTTGCGCGGTCAACAGAGTCGTTTACCAAGGTTCATTGAAACTTTTACTAGTGAAATTCCCTACTATATGCATCTATCGGATTTCTTTATTGGTAAATCCGGCTCTGTAGGTGTCAGCGAAGCTGTGGCAATGAGCTTGCCAGTAATTACAGATTGCAATGCCTTAAGTATGTTTCAAGAACGACCTTCGGCTGAGTGGATTGCAGAAAATGAAATTGGAATTGTAGTCCCCGATTTTCGGGATATTAACCAAGCTGTAGCAAAGCTAATCCAACCGGAAACCCTAGCTCAGTACCGTGCCAACGCCGCCGCGATCAACAATCAAGGAGTATTTGAAGTTGTTGATATTTTGGAACAAATACTTGAAAACTCCTTCTCAGTTGCGCCTTCTCCAACGGTTGAGACAAATAAGCAGTTATCCTCGACAGTTTGA
- a CDS encoding acyl carrier protein has product MRSNPASLLRATITRATFLSIFPYPPALFSLEYALFQLWKAWGIQPTTVMGNDVGEYVAACVAGVFSLEDALKLVVKSQVDEFEQIAKEVTYSQPRIPVVSHLNGEIPTPEYWSEQVRKPVNAASVDILAQQGYEIFVEIGSYRLSKNQKVSLPSLHPEKEDWEQLLESLGTLYVHGAKVDWLAFDRDYSRQRLQLPTYPWQRKRHWFGANRNGHEKVESVSPNKSLNNADFKQLVKQLEMTAELSQAELNLLPRLLELLEKQHQQTETQEETNITLQQLSLKSLTAEDIQAWLVNQIAQELGVKPDEINVRLPFDSYGLDSVLAIAIASTGKQFLGLDMSPLLLVHYPTIESLSQHLAKEVEASESETFEI; this is encoded by the coding sequence TTGCGATCAAATCCTGCGTCCTTACTTAGAGCAACCATTACCAGAGCTACTTTTCTCTCAATCTTCCCCTACCCCCCTGCACTTTTCTCGCTAGAGTATGCGCTTTTCCAGTTATGGAAAGCCTGGGGTATACAACCTACCACAGTTATGGGTAACGATGTCGGGGAATACGTTGCTGCTTGTGTAGCTGGAGTTTTCAGCTTGGAAGATGCCTTAAAGTTGGTTGTCAAGTCCCAAGTAGACGAGTTTGAACAAATCGCTAAGGAAGTAACCTACTCTCAACCACGAATTCCTGTAGTTTCTCATCTAAATGGTGAAATTCCTACCCCTGAGTATTGGTCTGAGCAAGTACGAAAACCTGTAAATGCAGCCAGCGTAGATATTCTAGCTCAACAGGGGTACGAAATATTTGTAGAAATAGGTAGCTATCGCTTATCTAAGAATCAAAAAGTTTCCCTTCCTAGTCTGCATCCAGAAAAAGAAGATTGGGAACAGCTGCTAGAAAGTTTGGGGACTTTGTATGTACATGGGGCAAAAGTAGACTGGTTAGCTTTTGATCGAGATTACTCGCGTCAACGTCTGCAATTACCAACCTATCCCTGGCAGCGAAAGCGTCACTGGTTTGGAGCTAATCGTAATGGGCACGAAAAAGTTGAGAGCGTCTCCCCGAATAAATCTCTCAACAATGCAGACTTCAAACAATTAGTCAAGCAGTTAGAAATGACAGCAGAACTCTCACAAGCAGAGTTGAATTTGCTGCCGAGACTGCTTGAGCTATTAGAGAAGCAACACCAGCAGACCGAAACTCAGGAGGAAACTAACATAACATTGCAGCAACTCAGTCTTAAATCTCTGACAGCAGAAGATATTCAAGCTTGGTTAGTTAACCAAATTGCCCAAGAACTGGGAGTCAAACCCGATGAAATCAATGTCCGGCTACCTTTTGACAGTTACGGTTTAGATTCCGTGCTAGCGATCGCGATTGCTAGTACTGGAAAACAATTCCTTGGACTTGATATGTCTCCACTTCTCTTAGTGCATTATCCCACTATAGAGTCACTTTCACAGCACTTAGCCAAAGAAGTAGAAGCTTCTGAATCAGAAACCTTTGAAATTTAA
- a CDS encoding type I polyketide synthase: MSEQQKTVSPIKRALRAIEDLQAKVDLLEYAKREPIAIIGMGCRFPGAENPEAFWQLLRNGVDAITEVPADRWDIEKLYDPDPDAPGKVCTRKGGFLTQVDGFNPEFFGISAREAASIDPQQRLLLEVGWEALENATQAPEHLYNSSTGVFLGIYLNDYSKVMSSVGDSTQIDAFSAIGNSLSVAAGRLSYILGLKGPSMAIDTSCSSSLVSVHLACQSLRLGECNLALAGGVGLNLVPDTSIALSKSRMLNPNGRCQTFDAAANGFVKGEGCGVVVLKRLKDALADGDNILALIRGSAVNHNGRSSSLIAPNGMSQQATIRQALENSGVDSAQIDYVEVQGTGTSVGEPIEVAALGAIFGKNRPQDQPLVIGSVKTNIGHLEPASGIASLIKVVLALQHGEIPPHLHFQQPNPNIKWDEFSLKVPTERMPWTVGAKSRLAGVNTFGFSGTNAHVILEEAPISEVAPRSIERPLHLLALSAKTDEALIQLAERYEKHLAANPDLALGDICFSANSGRSHFQHRLSVVASSSTELYEKLAAFRAGQEVTGLLKGKVAGSPKIAFIFTGLSYQHLGMGRKLYETQPTFCAAIDNCDQILRPYLEQPLPELLFSQSSPTPLHFSR, from the coding sequence ATGTCAGAACAACAAAAGACTGTATCACCCATCAAGCGGGCACTTCGGGCTATTGAAGACTTACAAGCGAAAGTTGACCTGCTAGAGTACGCTAAACGAGAACCAATTGCCATCATTGGCATGGGTTGCCGATTTCCAGGTGCTGAGAATCCAGAGGCATTCTGGCAACTGTTACGTAACGGAGTTGATGCCATTACTGAAGTTCCTGCCGATCGCTGGGATATTGAAAAATTATATGACCCAGATCCTGATGCTCCTGGCAAAGTGTGTACCCGCAAAGGCGGTTTTTTAACTCAGGTAGATGGCTTTAACCCAGAATTTTTTGGGATTTCAGCTAGGGAAGCAGCAAGTATAGATCCTCAACAACGGCTGTTACTAGAAGTTGGTTGGGAGGCTTTAGAAAATGCAACTCAAGCACCAGAGCATTTGTATAACAGTTCTACAGGAGTATTTCTCGGCATTTACCTCAATGATTACAGCAAGGTAATGTCGTCAGTAGGAGACTCAACCCAAATCGACGCTTTTAGTGCGATCGGTAACTCCTTGAGCGTAGCGGCTGGACGCTTGTCGTATATTTTAGGGCTAAAAGGCCCAAGTATGGCGATCGATACTTCTTGTTCTTCTTCATTAGTTTCAGTGCATTTGGCTTGTCAAAGTTTGCGGCTGGGAGAATGCAACTTAGCCCTAGCTGGCGGAGTTGGTTTGAATCTCGTCCCAGACACCAGCATTGCTCTCTCCAAGTCACGGATGTTAAATCCTAACGGTCGCTGTCAAACCTTTGATGCTGCTGCGAATGGCTTTGTGAAAGGAGAAGGCTGTGGTGTCGTCGTCCTCAAGCGCCTCAAAGATGCTTTGGCTGACGGGGATAATATCTTAGCCTTGATTCGGGGTTCTGCGGTTAACCACAATGGGCGTAGTAGTAGCTTGATTGCTCCTAATGGGATGTCTCAGCAAGCTACGATTCGCCAAGCTTTAGAAAATAGTGGCGTAGACTCAGCCCAGATTGACTATGTAGAAGTTCAGGGTACTGGGACATCAGTTGGAGAACCGATTGAGGTGGCAGCTTTGGGGGCAATATTTGGTAAGAATCGTCCTCAAGATCAACCTTTGGTTATTGGTTCAGTAAAAACCAACATTGGTCACTTAGAACCCGCTTCTGGGATCGCCAGTTTAATTAAGGTAGTGCTGGCTTTGCAACATGGAGAAATCCCACCCCATCTGCATTTTCAGCAGCCTAATCCTAACATTAAATGGGATGAATTCAGCCTAAAAGTTCCAACTGAGCGAATGCCCTGGACTGTAGGAGCAAAGAGCCGACTGGCGGGAGTTAATACCTTTGGCTTTAGCGGCACTAACGCTCATGTGATTTTGGAAGAGGCTCCAATTTCAGAAGTAGCACCAAGGTCAATAGAACGTCCCCTACATCTACTAGCACTATCAGCGAAGACAGACGAAGCTCTAATCCAGTTAGCCGAACGGTATGAGAAGCACTTGGCTGCTAATCCAGACTTAGCTTTAGGAGATATCTGCTTTAGTGCCAATAGCGGGCGATCGCACTTTCAGCATCGGTTAAGTGTGGTAGCATCTTCATCAACCGAACTTTATGAAAAGCTAGCCGCCTTCCGCGCTGGGCAAGAAGTAACAGGGTTATTGAAAGGAAAAGTAGCAGGTTCTCCTAAAATAGCCTTCATTTTTACAGGCTTGAGCTACCAGCATCTAGGAATGGGGCGTAAACTTTACGAAACTCAACCTACCTTCTGTGCTGCCATAGACAATTGCGATCAAATCCTGCGTCCTTACTTAGAGCAACCATTACCAGAGCTACTTTTCTCTCAATCTTCCCCTACCCCCCTGCACTTTTCTCGCTAG
- a CDS encoding TubC N-terminal docking domain-related protein, giving the protein MNVSELLENLNHQGVQLWADNDKLKINSPKGLLTAEIRTELAERKTEILAFLQKANDAVSDSSTTKAQDLSLQTIGRLIGGYCRKITGFIPPVIDPKLMANKLKVTFRPLPNGYKEEIVLQFRKELEHKLQENGVQILSWEEATKEFNYEITIPLINWKKNITTRVVKSGVNAVVDVEKHPSLFGKAKIFLAELLYRLYSRFVFNNSPISASKIMQFISWAEESVQPLEDPTNTQAIVLTKLNPKLVDPKIPYQQKIPIGVNTLIKNFSEIVIGVDNTNISILNMNLSDSVFSTELLDEFVSKSLIPKIFVPIQPLPLSRFEIGEYDAKASVYAGQLVKLGKELASTDLLPSGFKINDVMKRKSHRDIVDWMINGRTGVSYGFVAYAEPPQYIGAVEISEREWDSLSTIAGFSRDELRQNEIGRRYIKTKIAEKYVFKQIPDIWLASSRSGSNKTNLNLETDVFRIGLQDRLLLQLPKGLDSVVGDIKPSYDIYVMVAIALAAALYAPKLIENGMPMVHFHGYPSKEWLQPHEYCTGVQNPSVPCGTYESGVFNFLGIYNLVNKYGSNIALASLIEPDHGTNIIASDWKYLLARIKTGVEQEQIELGGKHFPSLKESVATS; this is encoded by the coding sequence ATGAACGTATCAGAACTTTTGGAAAATCTTAATCATCAAGGCGTTCAGTTGTGGGCTGATAATGATAAACTCAAGATTAATTCTCCGAAAGGATTACTAACAGCAGAGATCCGCACAGAACTAGCTGAACGCAAAACAGAAATCCTCGCCTTTCTGCAAAAAGCTAACGATGCCGTTAGTGATAGTTCTACAACTAAAGCTCAAGACCTGAGCTTGCAAACAATTGGCCGTTTGATTGGTGGTTATTGTCGTAAAATTACAGGCTTTATCCCTCCTGTCATCGATCCCAAGCTAATGGCAAATAAGCTAAAAGTTACCTTTAGACCTTTGCCTAATGGTTACAAAGAAGAAATAGTTTTACAGTTTAGGAAAGAGCTAGAACATAAACTGCAAGAAAACGGAGTTCAGATATTATCTTGGGAAGAAGCAACTAAAGAGTTTAACTACGAAATTACTATTCCTTTGATTAATTGGAAAAAAAATATTACCACAAGGGTAGTGAAATCAGGCGTTAACGCCGTCGTAGATGTTGAAAAACATCCTTCTTTATTTGGCAAAGCAAAGATATTTTTAGCAGAATTGCTCTATCGGTTATATTCTCGTTTTGTTTTCAACAATAGCCCGATATCTGCTTCTAAAATCATGCAATTTATCAGTTGGGCTGAAGAGAGTGTCCAACCACTTGAAGACCCGACAAATACTCAAGCGATCGTTTTAACAAAACTGAATCCAAAGCTAGTCGATCCAAAAATACCTTATCAGCAAAAAATTCCAATTGGTGTAAATACCCTCATCAAGAACTTTTCGGAAATTGTGATTGGGGTTGATAACACCAATATCTCTATCTTAAACATGAACCTCTCAGACTCAGTATTTTCTACAGAGTTGCTTGATGAGTTCGTTTCTAAGTCTTTAATTCCTAAAATATTTGTCCCAATTCAACCATTACCTTTAAGTCGATTTGAAATTGGTGAATATGACGCGAAAGCATCTGTCTATGCAGGGCAATTAGTCAAATTGGGTAAAGAATTAGCATCAACAGATTTACTACCTTCTGGTTTTAAAATTAACGATGTGATGAAAAGAAAGTCCCATCGTGATATTGTAGACTGGATGATAAATGGCAGAACCGGAGTTTCTTACGGTTTTGTTGCTTACGCTGAACCGCCACAATATATAGGTGCTGTAGAAATATCCGAAAGGGAGTGGGACAGCTTATCAACGATCGCAGGATTCAGCCGTGATGAACTGCGTCAAAATGAAATTGGTAGAAGGTATATCAAAACCAAGATTGCCGAAAAATACGTATTTAAACAAATCCCAGATATCTGGCTTGCTAGTTCTCGTTCAGGCTCAAATAAAACAAACCTGAATTTAGAAACAGACGTGTTTCGGATTGGATTACAAGACAGATTATTACTCCAGTTGCCAAAAGGTCTTGATTCTGTGGTGGGCGATATTAAACCATCTTACGATATCTATGTCATGGTGGCGATCGCATTGGCTGCTGCTTTATACGCACCAAAGTTAATTGAAAATGGGATGCCAATGGTTCATTTCCACGGATATCCTTCAAAAGAGTGGTTGCAACCCCATGAATACTGCACTGGAGTTCAAAATCCCTCAGTTCCTTGTGGAACTTATGAATCAGGAGTTTTTAATTTCTTAGGTATATACAATCTAGTGAATAAATATGGCAGCAATATTGCCTTAGCTAGTTTGATAGAACCAGATCATGGCACAAATATCATCGCCTCTGACTGGAAATATTTACTTGCCAGAATCAAAACTGGAGTTGAACAGGAGCAAATTGAACTGGGTGGGAAACATTTCCCTTCTCTCAAAGAGAGCGTTGCTACTTCCTGA
- the glf gene encoding UDP-galactopyranose mutase — protein MLFDWLIVGAGYSACVMAERLATQLGQRVLIVEQRDHIGGNAYDYYNEHGILVHKYGPHIFHTKSKKVWDYLSQFTEWRHYYHHVLGVLEGKKVPIPFNLNSLHALFPEKYAEKLENLLLENFGFGVKVPILKLRESASGDLSFLADYIYENVFLHYTIKQWGMKPEDLDRGVTGRVPVYISRDDRYFQDPYQAMPKLGYTEMFRRMLAHPNIKVLLNADYREIIKDVKFHRLLCTGPIDTFFDYMYGELPYRSLRFQFDTLDQEQYQEVGTVNYPNDYDITRITEQKYLSGQTSPKTTLVMEYPQAYVPGRNDPYYPILNEESRDRLSLYLKEVEKLNGTVLFAGRLGDYKYYDMDHAVLRALGLFEKEIANSM, from the coding sequence ATGCTATTTGATTGGCTGATTGTAGGGGCTGGATACTCAGCTTGTGTAATGGCAGAACGGCTAGCAACTCAGCTTGGACAGAGAGTACTAATTGTAGAACAGCGAGATCATATCGGAGGTAATGCCTACGATTACTATAACGAGCATGGCATTCTCGTTCATAAATATGGGCCTCACATCTTTCATACTAAGTCTAAAAAAGTATGGGATTATCTCTCTCAATTCACAGAATGGAGACATTACTATCATCATGTGCTGGGAGTTTTGGAGGGTAAGAAAGTCCCTATCCCTTTTAATCTCAATTCTCTCCATGCACTTTTTCCTGAGAAATATGCAGAGAAGTTGGAGAATTTGCTTCTAGAAAACTTCGGTTTTGGAGTGAAAGTACCCATTTTGAAACTGCGAGAAAGTGCTAGTGGGGATCTCAGCTTTTTAGCTGATTACATTTATGAAAATGTTTTTCTCCATTACACAATCAAACAGTGGGGGATGAAACCAGAGGATCTAGATCGGGGAGTAACGGGACGTGTTCCAGTTTATATCAGTCGGGATGACCGTTATTTTCAAGATCCCTATCAGGCTATGCCTAAGCTAGGCTATACAGAAATGTTCCGGCGGATGCTGGCTCATCCCAACATTAAGGTACTGTTAAACGCAGATTACCGCGAGATTATCAAAGATGTTAAGTTTCATCGGCTACTTTGCACTGGGCCGATTGATACCTTTTTTGATTATATGTATGGTGAATTGCCCTATCGTAGTCTGCGCTTTCAATTCGATACTTTGGATCAAGAACAGTATCAAGAAGTGGGTACAGTTAATTACCCTAACGATTACGACATCACTCGCATCACTGAACAGAAGTATTTGTCAGGGCAAACTTCTCCTAAAACTACCTTGGTGATGGAATATCCCCAGGCTTATGTACCAGGGAGGAATGATCCTTATTATCCTATTCTCAATGAAGAGAGCCGCGATCGCTTGAGTTTATACCTTAAAGAAGTAGAGAAACTCAACGGTACAGTACTTTTTGCAGGGCGACTTGGAGATTATAAGTACTATGACATGGATCATGCAGTACTTCGGGCACTTGGTTTGTTTGAGAAAGAAATAGCGAATTCTATGTAG
- a CDS encoding glycosyltransferase — MQSPSYPKKKFLINVVTGNSGGGHIATSNAISSIIEQQLPCQTSITDVDVLAQRLAEGQKTLDIYKLFGTSGDQVLNQIMQSGWTWIHHLTMPFNKLLIKLNHDAGVRIFEEQWREQQPDLVVSVVPLFNKMIWESLQKVKPGTPLVTVLIDFADFPSAYWIEPETGSYVVCGTQKAVEQAHSLGVKEDLIVKTSGMVINPRFYEPIVSDRSQERQRLGLDPDCLTGLVLFGGNGSKAMLEIAKRLESFHQKLQLIFICGRNEELALALRESQSLQKRFVTTFTKDIPYYMHLSDFLIGKPGPGSISEALVMKLPVIVERSAATMPQERYNTDWIQQQQVGLVIRSFRDIDRAVEQFLEPENFVRYRANVAAVNNRAVFEIPDILQKILANNYKTTKTTVAEPLQQR, encoded by the coding sequence ATGCAATCACCGTCATATCCAAAAAAAAAGTTTTTGATCAATGTTGTCACCGGAAATAGTGGTGGAGGGCATATCGCTACTTCTAATGCGATATCTTCAATCATTGAGCAACAACTCCCCTGTCAAACTAGTATTACCGATGTAGACGTATTAGCGCAGCGTTTAGCAGAAGGACAAAAGACACTGGATATCTACAAGTTATTCGGAACTAGTGGAGATCAAGTTCTCAATCAGATTATGCAAAGCGGTTGGACATGGATTCACCATCTGACCATGCCCTTCAATAAGCTACTGATCAAACTAAATCACGATGCTGGTGTGAGGATATTTGAGGAACAATGGCGCGAGCAACAACCAGACCTGGTGGTTTCTGTAGTGCCGTTGTTTAATAAAATGATCTGGGAAAGTTTACAGAAGGTAAAACCAGGCACACCTTTAGTGACAGTTCTGATAGATTTTGCTGATTTTCCGTCGGCCTATTGGATAGAACCAGAAACGGGAAGTTATGTTGTTTGTGGCACGCAAAAAGCAGTTGAACAAGCTCATTCTCTAGGAGTAAAGGAGGATCTGATCGTCAAAACTTCGGGAATGGTAATTAACCCTCGTTTTTATGAACCGATTGTGAGCGATCGCTCCCAAGAAAGGCAACGCTTGGGTTTAGATCCAGACTGTCTGACTGGACTTGTATTATTCGGGGGTAATGGCTCCAAAGCAATGCTAGAAATTGCCAAGCGTCTAGAGTCTTTTCACCAAAAACTACAACTCATCTTTATTTGCGGACGCAATGAAGAACTAGCTTTAGCTTTACGTGAGAGCCAAAGTCTCCAGAAAAGGTTTGTCACCACCTTTACAAAAGACATTCCTTACTATATGCATCTTAGTGATTTTCTGATTGGTAAACCAGGCCCTGGTAGCATCAGCGAGGCGTTAGTCATGAAGCTACCAGTGATTGTGGAACGCAGTGCTGCAACAATGCCACAGGAACGATACAACACTGACTGGATTCAACAGCAGCAGGTAGGTCTGGTTATCCGCAGTTTTCGAGATATTGACCGAGCAGTTGAGCAGTTTCTTGAGCCGGAAAATTTTGTCCGCTACCGTGCAAATGTCGCTGCGGTAAATAATAGAGCCGTGTTTGAAATTCCCGATATCTTACAGAAGATTCTTGCTAATAATTATAAAACAACTAAAACAACAGTGGCAGAACCACTCCAACAGAGGTAG
- a CDS encoding SDR family NAD(P)-dependent oxidoreductase — translation MTIIAGQTVLLTGASRGIGVFIARALAKEKATIVGVSRSQEALDQVATEVKALGGRWLGIKYDLSQLEALPNLIQQINQLAGPIDILINNAGIEIYKKFQDYSTAELQSILTINLLSGMELSRLVLPTMLAQSRGHIVNIASLAGKKGNPYNSVYSASKAGFLIWTDALRQELASTGVEISAICPGYVSGEGMIADTGVPIPKLAGASTPDDVAKAVIRAIKQNQAEVIVNQDPTTETLSKLLIGLWQIFPLFGDAVYQWMGVGKLNQLRIENQKHVALKFSGSKSMVAATSDKTTER, via the coding sequence ATGACAATTATTGCAGGTCAGACAGTACTTTTGACAGGAGCCTCACGCGGGATAGGAGTCTTTATTGCTCGTGCTTTGGCAAAAGAAAAAGCGACTATAGTTGGGGTTTCGCGATCGCAAGAGGCACTAGATCAAGTAGCTACCGAAGTCAAAGCTTTAGGAGGTCGCTGGTTAGGTATTAAATATGACCTCAGCCAGCTTGAGGCTCTGCCAAACCTGATTCAGCAAATCAATCAGCTTGCAGGGCCAATTGACATTTTGATTAACAACGCAGGTATAGAGATATACAAAAAATTTCAAGATTATTCAACTGCGGAGTTACAGTCAATATTAACAATTAACTTGCTATCGGGGATGGAATTAAGTCGTTTGGTACTACCAACGATGTTAGCCCAAAGCAGGGGTCACATTGTTAATATTGCTTCTCTAGCTGGTAAAAAGGGAAACCCTTATAACAGTGTTTACTCTGCTAGCAAAGCTGGTTTTCTTATATGGACTGATGCACTTAGACAAGAACTAGCTAGTACTGGCGTGGAGATTTCTGCAATCTGTCCGGGATATGTTTCTGGTGAGGGAATGATTGCCGATACTGGCGTACCCATACCAAAGTTAGCAGGCGCATCTACACCGGATGATGTAGCAAAAGCGGTCATCCGCGCTATTAAGCAGAATCAAGCAGAAGTGATTGTCAATCAAGATCCGACAACAGAAACTTTATCAAAACTGCTAATAGGGCTGTGGCAAATTTTTCCCCTATTTGGCGACGCAGTTTATCAGTGGATGGGAGTAGGTAAGCTCAATCAACTCCGCATCGAGAATCAAAAGCACGTTGCGTTGAAATTTAGTGGAAGTAAATCAATGGTAGCAGCAACATCAGACAAAACTACTGAAAGATGA
- a CDS encoding class I SAM-dependent methyltransferase, which yields MDETFKVWRCPDCKTIHCLDVVDLDHYYAKYPIAQATLTWPFRVFYRKLRKQLTKYGFSKTHSILDYGCGANGLFVQYLRQQGFTNCHGYDPYGPKDGFGDPATLQQGAFDYILLQDVIEHVEDPGVLLDRLNNLLTPGGYILISTPNASNLNLNRPDINDICNAVHVPYHLHIYTRESIELLGRRQGWEFIDSLRPNHDTLWPTLNARVSNEYQRILGGPVDVFFEPINSRKVLTSSRFIFFAFYAIFGYWLNFYSGMSIIFRKSI from the coding sequence ATGGATGAAACATTTAAGGTTTGGAGATGTCCTGATTGCAAGACAATTCATTGTTTAGATGTCGTGGATCTTGATCATTACTACGCAAAATATCCGATTGCCCAGGCAACATTGACATGGCCATTTCGCGTCTTCTACAGAAAATTACGCAAACAACTCACCAAGTATGGGTTTTCCAAGACTCACTCAATACTCGATTATGGCTGTGGTGCAAACGGTCTATTTGTACAGTACTTGCGACAACAGGGCTTTACCAATTGTCATGGATATGACCCTTACGGGCCCAAGGACGGCTTCGGCGACCCGGCAACGCTTCAACAAGGAGCATTCGATTACATTTTACTCCAGGATGTCATCGAACATGTTGAAGATCCTGGTGTCCTATTAGATAGGTTAAACAACTTGCTGACCCCCGGTGGTTATATTCTGATCAGCACACCAAACGCGTCTAACCTTAACTTAAATCGACCTGACATAAACGATATTTGTAACGCGGTACATGTCCCCTACCACCTTCATATTTACACTCGTGAATCCATCGAATTATTGGGGCGTCGTCAAGGGTGGGAGTTTATAGATTCATTACGGCCTAATCATGATACACTCTGGCCTACCTTAAATGCTCGTGTTTCCAATGAGTACCAACGCATCCTCGGCGGCCCGGTAGATGTATTTTTTGAACCGATCAACTCAAGGAAAGTGTTGACATCGAGCAGATTTATATTCTTCGCATTTTACGCAATTTTTGGCTATTGGCTTAATTTTTATTCTGGGATGAGCATCATTTTCCGCAAAAGCATTTAA